The Parvibaculaceae bacterium PLY_AMNH_Bact1 genome window below encodes:
- a CDS encoding helix-turn-helix domain containing protein (Derived by automated computational analysis using gene prediction method: Protein Homology.) — MSQLETIPRPRLSRAERRQQLLDVARTLIAEQGADAVTLALVAEQAGVSKPMAYDHFETRTGLLLALLEDADRHYEGVARARIASAPETVEAIAAIIAEAYIACALEAGPAAAALTAAIEANGDARDVGRASRDLHAKQFAEAFAPVLSEGDARANLIFIGLVAAANTLCAELTAGRITEQAATETLTHLLTTSITPLVP; from the coding sequence ATGAGCCAGCTAGAAACAATACCCCGTCCGCGCCTCAGCCGAGCAGAACGTCGGCAGCAATTGTTGGATGTGGCCAGAACACTCATAGCAGAACAGGGTGCAGACGCCGTGACCCTCGCCCTTGTCGCAGAGCAGGCTGGTGTCTCAAAACCCATGGCCTACGACCACTTCGAGACACGCACAGGGCTTTTGCTGGCACTTCTCGAAGATGCTGATCGCCATTATGAAGGAGTCGCACGCGCGCGCATCGCCTCAGCACCGGAAACCGTTGAGGCGATCGCAGCAATCATCGCCGAAGCCTATATTGCCTGCGCTCTGGAAGCTGGGCCCGCCGCTGCCGCCCTCACAGCGGCCATCGAAGCAAATGGGGACGCCCGTGATGTAGGCCGCGCCTCAAGGGACTTGCACGCCAAACAGTTTGCGGAAGCCTTCGCGCCCGTTCTGTCTGAAGGGGACGCCCGCGCAAACCTCATTTTCATCGGTCTTGTTGCCGCCGCGAACACACTGTGTGCAGAGCTCACGGCTGGTCGGATTACCGAGCAAGCCGCCACCGAAACACTGACCCATCTTTTAACAACAAGCATCACGCCGCTGGTTCCCTGA